In one window of Camarhynchus parvulus chromosome 18, STF_HiC, whole genome shotgun sequence DNA:
- the RSAD1 gene encoding radical S-adenosyl methionine domain-containing protein 1, mitochondrial isoform X4, giving the protein MAAARGWLRKVAAVAGALPGGGGPGRAPGPAPDTAAPATAALYVHWPYCRKRCSYCNFNTYVVPAVDEAAVRACLVREAQTLLRLSQVHSVTSVFFGGGTPSLASPGTVAAVLEAVAGAAHLPAGAEVTLEANPSSTSASALDGFRAAGVNRLSIGVQSLDDTELRMLGREHTAAEARKAVEAARGLFPGRTSIDLLFGLPGQSRDAWAQRLEATLRLCDDHISLYQLTLERGTALAAQVRGGALPAPPQDLLADMYQTARNVLVAAGFRHYEVSNFARKGALSTHNLSYWRAEQYIGVGPAQPAGRVWGAGGGSGTAARGLACPGQRVSPGSCGQGRGSPWGRGSHHHLFPSGLRCTWAGLAVLDSLLPDLLWQLQRVLGAARRPPRGAAGERAGGGARGL; this is encoded by the exons atggcggcggcgcggggctggCTGCGGAAGGTGGCGGCTGTCGCTGGGGCGCTgcccggcgggggcggcccgggACGAGCACCGGGACCGGCCCCAGACACGGCCGCCCCCGCCACAGCCGCGCTCTACGTGCAC TGGCCCTACTGCCGCAAGCGCTGCTCCTACTGCAACTTCAACACGTACGTGGTGCCGGCGGTGGACGAGGCGGCCGTGCGCGCCTGCCTGGTGCGGGAGGCACAGACCCTGCTCCGCCTCAGCCAGGTGCACAG CGTCACCTCCGTCTTCTTCGGCgggggcacccccagcctggccagccccGGCACTGTTGCAGCAGTGTTGGAGGCCGTGGCGGGGGCTGCCCACCTTCCGGCTGGTGCTGAGGTCACGCTGGAGGCCAACCCCAGCTCCACCAGCGCATCTGCCCTTGACGgcttcagagcagctggggtCAACCGTCTCTCCATCGGCGTGCAG TCGCTGGATGACACCGAGCTGAGGATGCTGGGCCGGGAGCACACAGCGGCAGAGGCACGGAAGGCTGTGGAAGCGGCTCGGGGGCTCTTCCCTGGCCGAACCTCCATCGACCTCCTGTTTGGGCTGCCGGGACAGAGCCGGGACGCCTGGGCCCAGCGGCTGGAGGCAACCCTGAGGCTCTGTGACGACCACATCTCCCTGTACCAGCTGACGTTGGAGCGGGGCACAGCGCTGGCCGCACAGGTCAGGGGCGGGGCCCTGCCCGCACCCCCCCAGGATCTGCTGGCTGACATGTACCAGACGGCCCGGAATGTGCTGGTGGCTGCCGGCTTCCGCCACTATGAGGTCTCCAATTTTGCGCGGAAG GGCGCCCTCAGCACCCACAACCTCTCATACTGGCGGGCTGAGCAGTACATCGGTGTGGGGCCAG ctcagcctgcaggcCGTGTTTGGGGAGCCGGGGGAGGCTCGGGCACTGCAGCAAGAGGGCTGGCTTGTCCTGGACAGCGGGTGAGCCCcgggagctgtgggcagggccgggggtctccctggggcaggggctctCACCACCACCTCTTTCCCAGTGGCCTGCGGTGCACCTGGGCCGGCCTGGCCGTGCTGGACTCGCTGCTGCCCGacctgctctggcagctgcagcgGGTGCTGGGCGCTGCCCGGCGCCCACCGAGGGGAGCGGCAGGGGAACGAGCCGGTGGCGGGGCGCGAGGGCTGTAA
- the RSAD1 gene encoding radical S-adenosyl methionine domain-containing protein 1, mitochondrial isoform X1, whose amino-acid sequence MAAARGWLRKVAAVAGALPGGGGPGRAPGPAPDTAAPATAALYVHWPYCRKRCSYCNFNTYVVPAVDEAAVRACLVREAQTLLRLSQVHSVTSVFFGGGTPSLASPGTVAAVLEAVAGAAHLPAGAEVTLEANPSSTSASALDGFRAAGVNRLSIGVQSLDDTELRMLGREHTAAEARKAVEAARGLFPGRTSIDLLFGLPGQSRDAWAQRLEATLRLCDDHISLYQLTLERGTALAAQVRGGALPAPPQDLLADMYQTARNVLVAAGFRHYEVSNFARKVGCPPCCVPQCHVGPPSRLSHSSHPRALPQGALSTHNLSYWRAEQYIGVGPGAHGRFVLRAEGGCSREARVQTLEPVAWMREVQSQGHGTRSRAVLSPLEQLEELLTLGLRMDEGITHERWGHFSPQLSLQAVFGEPGEARALQQEGWLVLDSGGLRCTWAGLAVLDSLLPDLLWQLQRVLGAARRPPRGAAGERAGGGARGL is encoded by the exons atggcggcggcgcggggctggCTGCGGAAGGTGGCGGCTGTCGCTGGGGCGCTgcccggcgggggcggcccgggACGAGCACCGGGACCGGCCCCAGACACGGCCGCCCCCGCCACAGCCGCGCTCTACGTGCAC TGGCCCTACTGCCGCAAGCGCTGCTCCTACTGCAACTTCAACACGTACGTGGTGCCGGCGGTGGACGAGGCGGCCGTGCGCGCCTGCCTGGTGCGGGAGGCACAGACCCTGCTCCGCCTCAGCCAGGTGCACAG CGTCACCTCCGTCTTCTTCGGCgggggcacccccagcctggccagccccGGCACTGTTGCAGCAGTGTTGGAGGCCGTGGCGGGGGCTGCCCACCTTCCGGCTGGTGCTGAGGTCACGCTGGAGGCCAACCCCAGCTCCACCAGCGCATCTGCCCTTGACGgcttcagagcagctggggtCAACCGTCTCTCCATCGGCGTGCAG TCGCTGGATGACACCGAGCTGAGGATGCTGGGCCGGGAGCACACAGCGGCAGAGGCACGGAAGGCTGTGGAAGCGGCTCGGGGGCTCTTCCCTGGCCGAACCTCCATCGACCTCCTGTTTGGGCTGCCGGGACAGAGCCGGGACGCCTGGGCCCAGCGGCTGGAGGCAACCCTGAGGCTCTGTGACGACCACATCTCCCTGTACCAGCTGACGTTGGAGCGGGGCACAGCGCTGGCCGCACAGGTCAGGGGCGGGGCCCTGCCCGCACCCCCCCAGGATCTGCTGGCTGACATGTACCAGACGGCCCGGAATGTGCTGGTGGCTGCCGGCTTCCGCCACTATGAGGTCTCCAATTTTGCGCGGAAGGTGGGATGCCCCCCATGCTGTGTACCCCAATGTCATGTTGGTCCCCCCAGCAGGCTCAGCCACTCCTCTCACCCCAGGGCTCTCCCCCAGGGCGCCCTCAGCACCCACAACCTCTCATACTGGCGGGCTGAGCAGTACATCGGTGTGGGGCCAG gggcacacGGGCGCTTCGTGCTGCGGGCTGAGGGCGGCTGCAGCCGGGAAGCTCGTGTGCAGACCCTGGAGCCTGTCGCCTGGATGCGGGAggtgcagagccagggacacGGCACCAGGAGTCGGGCGGTGCTGAGCCCGCTGGAGCA gctggaggagctgctcaccCTGGGACTGCGCATGGATGAAGGCATCACACATGAG CGCTGGGGGCATTTCTCTcctcagctcagcctgcaggcCGTGTTTGGGGAGCCGGGGGAGGCTCGGGCACTGCAGCAAGAGGGCTGGCTTGTCCTGGACAGCGG TGGCCTGCGGTGCACCTGGGCCGGCCTGGCCGTGCTGGACTCGCTGCTGCCCGacctgctctggcagctgcagcgGGTGCTGGGCGCTGCCCGGCGCCCACCGAGGGGAGCGGCAGGGGAACGAGCCGGTGGCGGGGCGCGAGGGCTGTAA
- the RSAD1 gene encoding radical S-adenosyl methionine domain-containing protein 1, mitochondrial isoform X3, whose product MAAARGWLRKVAAVAGALPGGGGPGRAPGPAPDTAAPATAALYVHWPYCRKRCSYCNFNTYVVPAVDEAAVRACLVREAQTLLRLSQVHSVTSVFFGGGTPSLASPGTVAAVLEAVAGAAHLPAGAEVTLEANPSSTSASALDGFRAAGVNRLSIGVQSRDAWAQRLEATLRLCDDHISLYQLTLERGTALAAQVRGGALPAPPQDLLADMYQTARNVLVAAGFRHYEVSNFARKVGCPPCCVPQCHVGPPSRLSHSSHPRALPQGALSTHNLSYWRAEQYIGVGPGAHGRFVLRAEGGCSREARVQTLEPVAWMREVQSQGHGTRSRAVLSPLEQLEELLTLGLRMDEGITHERWGHFSPQLSLQAVFGEPGEARALQQEGWLVLDSGGLRCTWAGLAVLDSLLPDLLWQLQRVLGAARRPPRGAAGERAGGGARGL is encoded by the exons atggcggcggcgcggggctggCTGCGGAAGGTGGCGGCTGTCGCTGGGGCGCTgcccggcgggggcggcccgggACGAGCACCGGGACCGGCCCCAGACACGGCCGCCCCCGCCACAGCCGCGCTCTACGTGCAC TGGCCCTACTGCCGCAAGCGCTGCTCCTACTGCAACTTCAACACGTACGTGGTGCCGGCGGTGGACGAGGCGGCCGTGCGCGCCTGCCTGGTGCGGGAGGCACAGACCCTGCTCCGCCTCAGCCAGGTGCACAG CGTCACCTCCGTCTTCTTCGGCgggggcacccccagcctggccagccccGGCACTGTTGCAGCAGTGTTGGAGGCCGTGGCGGGGGCTGCCCACCTTCCGGCTGGTGCTGAGGTCACGCTGGAGGCCAACCCCAGCTCCACCAGCGCATCTGCCCTTGACGgcttcagagcagctggggtCAACCGTCTCTCCATCGGCGTGCAG AGCCGGGACGCCTGGGCCCAGCGGCTGGAGGCAACCCTGAGGCTCTGTGACGACCACATCTCCCTGTACCAGCTGACGTTGGAGCGGGGCACAGCGCTGGCCGCACAGGTCAGGGGCGGGGCCCTGCCCGCACCCCCCCAGGATCTGCTGGCTGACATGTACCAGACGGCCCGGAATGTGCTGGTGGCTGCCGGCTTCCGCCACTATGAGGTCTCCAATTTTGCGCGGAAGGTGGGATGCCCCCCATGCTGTGTACCCCAATGTCATGTTGGTCCCCCCAGCAGGCTCAGCCACTCCTCTCACCCCAGGGCTCTCCCCCAGGGCGCCCTCAGCACCCACAACCTCTCATACTGGCGGGCTGAGCAGTACATCGGTGTGGGGCCAG gggcacacGGGCGCTTCGTGCTGCGGGCTGAGGGCGGCTGCAGCCGGGAAGCTCGTGTGCAGACCCTGGAGCCTGTCGCCTGGATGCGGGAggtgcagagccagggacacGGCACCAGGAGTCGGGCGGTGCTGAGCCCGCTGGAGCA gctggaggagctgctcaccCTGGGACTGCGCATGGATGAAGGCATCACACATGAG CGCTGGGGGCATTTCTCTcctcagctcagcctgcaggcCGTGTTTGGGGAGCCGGGGGAGGCTCGGGCACTGCAGCAAGAGGGCTGGCTTGTCCTGGACAGCGG TGGCCTGCGGTGCACCTGGGCCGGCCTGGCCGTGCTGGACTCGCTGCTGCCCGacctgctctggcagctgcagcgGGTGCTGGGCGCTGCCCGGCGCCCACCGAGGGGAGCGGCAGGGGAACGAGCCGGTGGCGGGGCGCGAGGGCTGTAA
- the RSAD1 gene encoding radical S-adenosyl methionine domain-containing protein 1, mitochondrial isoform X2, translating to MAAARGWLRKVAAVAGALPGGGGPGRAPGPAPDTAAPATAALYVHWPYCRKRCSYCNFNTYVVPAVDEAAVRACLVREAQTLLRLSQVHSVTSVFFGGGTPSLASPGTVAAVLEAVAGAAHLPAGAEVTLEANPSSTSASALDGFRAAGVNRLSIGVQSLDDTELRMLGREHTAAEARKAVEAARGLFPGRTSIDLLFGLPGQSRDAWAQRLEATLRLCDDHISLYQLTLERGTALAAQVRGGALPAPPQDLLADMYQTARNVLVAAGFRHYEVSNFARKGALSTHNLSYWRAEQYIGVGPGAHGRFVLRAEGGCSREARVQTLEPVAWMREVQSQGHGTRSRAVLSPLEQLEELLTLGLRMDEGITHERWGHFSPQLSLQAVFGEPGEARALQQEGWLVLDSGGLRCTWAGLAVLDSLLPDLLWQLQRVLGAARRPPRGAAGERAGGGARGL from the exons atggcggcggcgcggggctggCTGCGGAAGGTGGCGGCTGTCGCTGGGGCGCTgcccggcgggggcggcccgggACGAGCACCGGGACCGGCCCCAGACACGGCCGCCCCCGCCACAGCCGCGCTCTACGTGCAC TGGCCCTACTGCCGCAAGCGCTGCTCCTACTGCAACTTCAACACGTACGTGGTGCCGGCGGTGGACGAGGCGGCCGTGCGCGCCTGCCTGGTGCGGGAGGCACAGACCCTGCTCCGCCTCAGCCAGGTGCACAG CGTCACCTCCGTCTTCTTCGGCgggggcacccccagcctggccagccccGGCACTGTTGCAGCAGTGTTGGAGGCCGTGGCGGGGGCTGCCCACCTTCCGGCTGGTGCTGAGGTCACGCTGGAGGCCAACCCCAGCTCCACCAGCGCATCTGCCCTTGACGgcttcagagcagctggggtCAACCGTCTCTCCATCGGCGTGCAG TCGCTGGATGACACCGAGCTGAGGATGCTGGGCCGGGAGCACACAGCGGCAGAGGCACGGAAGGCTGTGGAAGCGGCTCGGGGGCTCTTCCCTGGCCGAACCTCCATCGACCTCCTGTTTGGGCTGCCGGGACAGAGCCGGGACGCCTGGGCCCAGCGGCTGGAGGCAACCCTGAGGCTCTGTGACGACCACATCTCCCTGTACCAGCTGACGTTGGAGCGGGGCACAGCGCTGGCCGCACAGGTCAGGGGCGGGGCCCTGCCCGCACCCCCCCAGGATCTGCTGGCTGACATGTACCAGACGGCCCGGAATGTGCTGGTGGCTGCCGGCTTCCGCCACTATGAGGTCTCCAATTTTGCGCGGAAG GGCGCCCTCAGCACCCACAACCTCTCATACTGGCGGGCTGAGCAGTACATCGGTGTGGGGCCAG gggcacacGGGCGCTTCGTGCTGCGGGCTGAGGGCGGCTGCAGCCGGGAAGCTCGTGTGCAGACCCTGGAGCCTGTCGCCTGGATGCGGGAggtgcagagccagggacacGGCACCAGGAGTCGGGCGGTGCTGAGCCCGCTGGAGCA gctggaggagctgctcaccCTGGGACTGCGCATGGATGAAGGCATCACACATGAG CGCTGGGGGCATTTCTCTcctcagctcagcctgcaggcCGTGTTTGGGGAGCCGGGGGAGGCTCGGGCACTGCAGCAAGAGGGCTGGCTTGTCCTGGACAGCGG TGGCCTGCGGTGCACCTGGGCCGGCCTGGCCGTGCTGGACTCGCTGCTGCCCGacctgctctggcagctgcagcgGGTGCTGGGCGCTGCCCGGCGCCCACCGAGGGGAGCGGCAGGGGAACGAGCCGGTGGCGGGGCGCGAGGGCTGTAA